A genome region from Pseudomonadota bacterium includes the following:
- a CDS encoding EscU/YscU/HrcU family type III secretion system export apparatus switch protein has product MSEDRTEEASPHKLQEAKKRGEFPKSQDLTTAAVLAVSVMTLGATLRAIVASFVNLIDSAISGLPDASRQFDAACLALGAPALGIVRSVAMLFGATAVVAALVSMVQTGFLISTTPLTPQFQRVNPLSGLQRMFSARGLLDHVKMLFKGTVLVLVGISALRAEMAGLGGLTESQDPLVLFIPMATRIGWKLVIAAVILGVVDTLYQQFQFKKQMRMSRQELKDEYKQLEGDPHVKMAQRRFRRQMAKRNKLTDVKDARVVVTNPTHYAVALSYKEGNDIPRVVAKGKDHRAESIKRIARKHAVQIIESPPLARSLFSTVDVGDAIPPSLYLATAEVLVLVKKLEQKLT; this is encoded by the coding sequence GTGTCTGAAGATCGCACAGAGGAGGCAAGCCCGCACAAGCTTCAAGAAGCGAAGAAGCGGGGCGAGTTTCCCAAGAGCCAGGATCTCACCACAGCGGCCGTTCTCGCCGTCTCCGTCATGACGCTCGGAGCAACCCTCCGCGCCATCGTGGCAAGCTTCGTCAACCTCATCGACAGCGCCATCAGCGGCCTGCCCGACGCCTCGCGGCAGTTCGACGCCGCCTGCCTGGCGCTGGGCGCGCCAGCCCTGGGCATCGTTCGATCGGTGGCCATGCTCTTCGGCGCCACCGCGGTGGTCGCGGCTCTTGTCTCGATGGTGCAGACCGGGTTTCTCATCAGCACGACCCCCCTCACGCCCCAGTTCCAGCGGGTCAATCCGCTCTCCGGACTGCAACGCATGTTCTCGGCGCGTGGGCTTCTCGACCACGTCAAGATGCTGTTCAAGGGAACCGTTCTCGTGCTGGTGGGCATCTCTGCCCTGCGTGCGGAGATGGCCGGTCTCGGAGGGCTGACCGAGAGCCAGGACCCGCTCGTCCTGTTCATTCCCATGGCGACCCGCATCGGATGGAAGCTCGTCATCGCGGCGGTCATCCTCGGCGTGGTGGATACCCTCTATCAGCAGTTCCAGTTCAAGAAGCAGATGCGCATGAGCCGGCAAGAGCTCAAGGACGAGTACAAGCAGCTCGAGGGCGACCCGCACGTGAAGATGGCCCAGCGGCGCTTTCGTCGTCAGATGGCCAAGCGCAACAAGCTGACCGACGTCAAGGACGCGCGGGTGGTGGTCACCAACCCGACCCACTACGCGGTGGCCCTGAGCTACAAGGAAGGCAACGACATCCCCCGTGTGGTGGCCAAGGGCAAGGATCATCGCGCAGAGTCGATCAAGCGCATCGCCCGCAAGCACGCGGTGCAGATCATCGAGTCGCCGCCGCTTGCCCGCTCGCTCTTCTCGACGGTGGATGTGGGCGACGCCATTCCCCCGTCGCTGTACCTCGCCACCGCCGAGGTTCTGGTGCTGGTGAAGAAGCTCGAGCAGAAGTTGACCTGA